A section of the Streptomyces sp. V3I8 genome encodes:
- a CDS encoding (2Fe-2S)-binding protein encodes MTRISVKVDGTTYEDEVEPRLLLIHYLRDRLGLTGTPIGCDTSNCGSCTVDLDGATAKSCSVLAVQADGSEVTTVQGLATDGEWHPLQKAFHERHALQCGYCTPGMIMAARDLLRENPGPSADDVRHALEGNLCRCTGYQNIVRAVLAASAAAGPAAAGPAATGSETAGSSVQGVST; translated from the coding sequence ATGACCCGCATCTCGGTGAAGGTGGACGGCACGACGTACGAGGACGAGGTGGAACCGCGTCTCCTGCTGATCCACTACCTGCGTGACCGGCTGGGCCTGACGGGTACGCCGATCGGCTGCGACACCTCCAACTGCGGGTCCTGCACGGTCGACCTGGACGGCGCGACCGCCAAGAGCTGCTCGGTGCTCGCGGTCCAGGCCGACGGGAGCGAGGTCACCACGGTCCAGGGGCTCGCCACGGACGGGGAGTGGCATCCCCTGCAGAAGGCGTTCCACGAGCGGCACGCCCTGCAGTGCGGCTACTGCACCCCGGGGATGATCATGGCCGCGCGCGATCTCCTCCGTGAGAACCCCGGGCCGAGCGCCGACGACGTGCGGCACGCCCTGGAGGGCAACCTGTGCCGGTGCACCGGCTACCAGAACATCGTGCGCGCGGTCCTCGCGGCCTCCGCGGCCGCCGGGCCCGCGGCCGCCGGGCCCGCGGCCACCGGATCCGAGACCGCCGGTTCCTCCGTCCAGGGGGTGTCGACATGA
- a CDS encoding xanthine dehydrogenase family protein molybdopterin-binding subunit, translating to MSERTGERTDGREVGRSRPRKEDARLVTGQTNWTDNITVSGLLHLAILRSPMAHARLARVDVSAALARPGVVAAFTGRDLARSTASLPCAWPVTEDIVLPDHPAVAVDEVRYAGDPVAVVVARDRYTAADALEAVEVDYEPLPPVLDLEAALADGSPLVHADKGTNRSYVWPLATGENYRAVRQRADVVLRRRYLQQRLIANAMEPRAVVVTPLAASGEYTVYSATQVPHVLRVMLSMVTGVPEHKLRVVAPDVGGGFGSKLQVYGEEVIALDLARRLGRPVKWTESRSEGYLATHHGRGQIQDIEVAATREGRLLGLKVDLLADMGAYLMLVTPGIPILGAFMFPAIYKMDAYEFSCTGVFTTRTPTDAYRGAGRPEATYAIERIMDELAVEVGLDPVELRRRNWIGHEEFPYTSISGLTYDSGNYEAATDKALALFGYDELRAEQAKRNESGDLVRLGIGVSTYTEMCGLAPSRVLRDLRYTAGGWEAASIRMLPTGKVEVVTGTSPHGQGHETCWSQIAADVLGVPFEDVEVVHGDTRSAPQGMDTYGSRSLVVGGAAVHHAAQKVVGKARRVAAHLLEADERDLDFADGVFSVKGSPEARRTIQEVAFETFSSHDLPDGMEPTINAEHLVDPENFSYPHGTHLCAVEIDTETGRTSIRSYVCVDDVGRVVNPVIVEGQVHGGLAQGIAQALYEEAVYDDEGNLVSGTMADYLVPGAPDLPEFTTSRTETPATSNPLGVKGVGEAGTIASTPAVVNAVVDALRPLGVRDVRMPCSPGRIWEALQSAQDTRAAQPAQSAQSAQSAQREGRS from the coding sequence ATGAGCGAGCGGACGGGAGAACGGACGGACGGGCGTGAGGTGGGGCGGTCGCGGCCCCGCAAGGAGGACGCGCGGCTCGTCACCGGACAGACCAACTGGACCGACAACATCACCGTCTCCGGACTGCTGCACCTGGCGATCCTGCGCAGCCCGATGGCGCACGCCCGCCTCGCCCGCGTCGACGTCTCCGCCGCGCTGGCGCGGCCCGGTGTCGTCGCCGCGTTCACCGGCCGCGACCTCGCGCGGAGCACGGCGTCGCTGCCGTGCGCCTGGCCGGTGACCGAGGACATCGTGCTGCCCGACCACCCGGCCGTCGCGGTCGACGAGGTCAGGTACGCGGGTGATCCGGTGGCGGTCGTCGTGGCCCGTGACCGGTACACCGCCGCCGACGCGCTCGAGGCGGTCGAGGTCGACTACGAGCCGCTGCCGCCGGTACTGGACCTGGAGGCCGCGCTCGCCGACGGCTCCCCGCTGGTGCACGCGGACAAGGGCACCAACCGCAGCTACGTCTGGCCGCTGGCCACGGGCGAGAACTACCGGGCCGTCAGGCAGCGCGCCGACGTCGTCCTGCGCCGCCGCTACCTGCAGCAGCGGCTCATCGCGAACGCCATGGAGCCGCGGGCGGTCGTCGTCACCCCGCTCGCCGCGTCCGGCGAGTACACCGTGTACTCGGCGACCCAGGTCCCGCACGTCCTGCGGGTGATGCTCTCCATGGTCACCGGCGTCCCCGAGCACAAACTGCGCGTGGTCGCCCCCGACGTCGGCGGCGGCTTCGGCTCCAAACTCCAGGTGTACGGCGAGGAGGTCATCGCCCTCGACCTCGCACGGCGCCTGGGCCGACCGGTGAAGTGGACCGAGTCCCGCTCCGAGGGCTACCTCGCCACCCACCACGGACGCGGCCAGATCCAGGACATCGAGGTCGCCGCGACCCGCGAGGGCAGGCTGCTCGGCCTGAAGGTCGACCTGCTGGCCGACATGGGCGCGTACCTGATGCTCGTCACGCCGGGCATCCCGATCCTGGGCGCCTTCATGTTCCCGGCGATCTACAAGATGGACGCGTACGAGTTCAGCTGCACGGGGGTGTTCACGACCCGGACGCCGACGGACGCGTACCGGGGTGCCGGGCGCCCGGAGGCCACCTACGCCATCGAGCGGATCATGGACGAGCTGGCCGTCGAAGTGGGCCTGGACCCGGTGGAGCTGCGGCGCCGCAACTGGATCGGGCACGAGGAGTTCCCGTACACGTCGATCTCGGGGCTGACCTACGACAGCGGCAACTACGAGGCCGCCACCGACAAGGCGCTCGCCCTCTTCGGGTACGACGAGCTGCGGGCCGAGCAGGCCAAGCGCAACGAGAGCGGCGACCTGGTGCGGCTCGGCATCGGTGTGTCCACCTACACCGAGATGTGCGGGCTCGCGCCGAGCCGGGTGCTGCGCGATCTGCGGTACACGGCGGGCGGCTGGGAGGCGGCGAGCATCCGGATGCTGCCCACCGGCAAGGTCGAGGTGGTCACCGGGACCAGCCCGCACGGGCAGGGCCACGAGACCTGCTGGAGCCAGATCGCCGCCGACGTGCTCGGGGTGCCCTTCGAGGACGTGGAGGTCGTGCACGGCGACACCAGGTCGGCGCCGCAGGGCATGGACACGTACGGGTCGCGGTCGCTGGTCGTCGGTGGCGCCGCGGTCCACCACGCGGCGCAGAAGGTGGTCGGGAAGGCGCGCAGGGTGGCCGCGCACCTGCTGGAGGCCGACGAGCGCGACCTGGACTTCGCGGACGGCGTGTTCTCCGTGAAGGGGTCGCCCGAGGCGCGCAGGACGATCCAGGAGGTCGCCTTCGAGACGTTCTCCTCGCACGATCTGCCCGACGGCATGGAACCGACCATCAACGCCGAGCACCTGGTCGACCCGGAGAACTTCTCCTACCCGCACGGCACCCACCTGTGCGCGGTCGAGATCGACACGGAGACCGGGCGGACCTCGATCCGTTCGTACGTCTGCGTGGACGACGTCGGCCGGGTCGTCAACCCGGTGATCGTGGAGGGCCAGGTGCACGGCGGGCTGGCGCAGGGCATCGCGCAGGCGCTGTACGAGGAGGCGGTGTACGACGACGAGGGCAACCTGGTGTCCGGCACCATGGCCGACTACCTGGTGCCGGGCGCGCCGGACCTGCCCGAGTTCACGACGAGCCGTACGGAGACACCCGCCACGTCGAACCCCCTGGGGGTCAAGGGGGTCGGGGAGGCGGGGACGATCGCCTCGACACCCGCCGTCGTCAACGCGGTCGTGGACGCGCTGCGGCCGCTGGGCGTCCGCGACGTGCGGATGCCCTGCTCACCGGGGCGGATCTGGGAGGCCCTGCAGTCCGCCCAGGACACCCGGGCGGCTCAGCCCGCTCAGTCCGCTCAGTCCGCTCAGTCCGCTCAGAGGGAGGGGCGGTCATGA